The proteins below come from a single Crossiella sp. CA-258035 genomic window:
- a CDS encoding carbohydrate ABC transporter permease — MRITPNRIGGAFAGLWLLVVLLPLYYMLAASLRGRADYLGGHPLAPPANPTLANYLTVLEGGFGRYLLNNVVVTGATVLIVLLLAVPAAYAATRSTSPWVRRGFSLLLAGLAIPAQATIIPVYLLITRLHLYDSLTGVILPTAAFALPVATLVLTTSLRDVPRELYEAQAIDGAGPLRTLFDLVLPLAKPAIVTVAIYTALSAWNGFLFPLVLTQSAENRVLTLGLWNFQGQFGVNVPGLLAAVTLSVLPIFVVYLIGRRFLLAGLTAGFGK; from the coding sequence ATGAGGATCACGCCGAACCGGATCGGCGGCGCCTTCGCCGGACTCTGGCTGCTGGTGGTGCTGCTGCCGCTGTACTACATGCTGGCCGCGAGCCTGCGCGGGCGGGCCGACTACCTCGGCGGCCATCCCCTTGCCCCGCCGGCGAACCCGACCCTGGCGAACTACCTCACCGTGCTGGAGGGCGGGTTCGGCCGGTACCTGCTCAACAACGTGGTGGTCACCGGGGCCACCGTGCTCATCGTGCTGCTGCTGGCCGTGCCAGCGGCCTACGCGGCCACCAGGAGCACCAGCCCGTGGGTGCGGCGCGGGTTCAGCCTGCTGCTGGCCGGGCTGGCGATTCCGGCGCAGGCCACCATCATCCCGGTCTACCTGCTGATCACCCGGCTGCACCTCTACGACAGCCTCACCGGGGTCATCCTGCCCACCGCGGCCTTCGCGCTGCCGGTGGCCACCCTGGTGCTGACCACCAGCCTGCGCGATGTGCCGCGCGAGCTGTACGAGGCGCAGGCCATCGACGGGGCCGGGCCGCTGCGCACGCTGTTCGACCTGGTGCTGCCACTGGCCAAACCGGCCATCGTCACCGTGGCCATCTACACCGCGCTCAGCGCCTGGAACGGTTTCCTGTTCCCGCTGGTGCTCACCCAGTCCGCGGAGAACCGGGTGCTCACCCTGGGACTGTGGAACTTCCAGGGCCAGTTCGGGGTGAACGTGCCCGGCCTGCTGGCCGCGGTGACGCTGTCCGTGCTGCCGATCTTCGTGGTCTACCTGATCGGGCGGCGGTTCCTGCTGGCCGGCCTCACCGCCGGGTTCGGCAAGTGA
- a CDS encoding lytic polysaccharide monooxygenase, which produces MTLRSRLAALAAVVVALCSMVLVLLDQRPAQAHGAMMQPGSRTFFCWKDGLSSTGEIKPKNPACAAAVAQSGTNPLYNWFSVLRSDGEGRTRGFVPDGQLCSGGNSTFSGWNQARNDWPLTHLTAGANMRWSYNAWAAHPGWFYLYVTKDSWSPTRPLTWNDIEEQPFLTVDHPPLTGSVGTVEGHYGWHGRLPQGKSGKHIIYSVWKRSDSKETFYGCSDVVFDGGNGEVTGIGGEPGPGPTGTTSPTSTTAGPPGACTAEYAVTNSWAGGAQVTVTVRNPGSTPVRGWTVRWTAQAGQRISSLWDATHSVTDSAVTVKNASWNASVPAGGQAAFSFNVESTGDHKPASPLTCASP; this is translated from the coding sequence ATGACACTGCGAAGCAGGCTCGCGGCGTTGGCGGCAGTGGTCGTCGCGCTGTGTTCGATGGTCCTCGTCCTACTGGATCAACGCCCGGCTCAGGCGCACGGCGCCATGATGCAGCCGGGCAGCCGGACTTTCTTCTGCTGGAAGGACGGACTCAGTTCCACCGGTGAGATCAAGCCGAAGAACCCGGCCTGCGCCGCCGCGGTGGCGCAGAGCGGCACCAACCCGCTGTACAACTGGTTCAGCGTGCTGCGCTCCGACGGCGAGGGCCGCACCCGCGGCTTCGTGCCGGACGGCCAGCTGTGCAGCGGCGGCAACAGCACCTTCTCCGGCTGGAACCAGGCCAGGAACGACTGGCCGCTGACCCACCTGACCGCCGGCGCGAACATGCGCTGGTCCTACAACGCCTGGGCTGCCCACCCCGGCTGGTTCTACCTCTACGTCACCAAGGACAGCTGGAGCCCGACCCGGCCACTGACCTGGAACGACATCGAGGAGCAGCCGTTCCTGACCGTCGACCACCCACCGCTGACCGGTTCGGTCGGCACGGTCGAGGGCCACTACGGCTGGCACGGCAGGCTGCCGCAGGGCAAGAGCGGCAAGCACATCATCTACTCGGTGTGGAAGCGCTCGGACAGCAAGGAGACCTTCTACGGCTGCTCCGACGTGGTCTTCGACGGCGGCAACGGCGAGGTCACCGGCATCGGCGGCGAGCCGGGCCCCGGCCCGACCGGCACCACCAGCCCGACCAGCACCACCGCGGGCCCGCCCGGAGCCTGCACCGCCGAGTACGCGGTCACCAACAGCTGGGCCGGTGGCGCCCAGGTGACGGTGACCGTGCGCAACCCCGGCAGCACGCCGGTGCGGGGCTGGACCGTGCGCTGGACCGCCCAGGCGGGTCAGCGGATATCCAGCCTGTGGGACGCCACGCACTCCGTCACGGACTCCGCGGTGACGGTGAAGAACGCGTCCTGGAACGCGAGTGTGCCCGCGGGCGGGCAGGCGGCGTTCTCGTTCAACGTGGAGTCGACCGGTGACCACAAACCGGCGAGTCCACTCACCTGCGCCAGTCCCTGA
- a CDS encoding endo-1,4-beta-xylanase — protein MKLRRQLLVLGLLVAGVGAGALPASAAGPLHGITNRWVGSAVAAGPLAGEQDYRGTLTREFDSVTPENEMKWAVTEPNRGQYNWGGADAIVNYAQQNGKTVRGHTLVWHSQYPNWLNNLSANDLRAAVEQRIRTTMSRYKGKIRAWDVVNEVFEEDGRRRNSIFQTRLGDNWIADAFRLARQIDPSAKLYINDYNTEGNSAKANAMYALVRQLKQQGVPIDGVGIQAHLATQYGFPGGYQDNLRRLAALGLDVAITEADVRIQLPSDGGKLAAQANYYKQLWDGCHAVSRCVEFTTWGFTDRHSWVPGTFPGTGDACLFDRSLQPKPAYRAINP, from the coding sequence ATGAAGTTGCGCAGACAACTGCTGGTGCTGGGCCTGCTGGTGGCCGGTGTGGGCGCGGGCGCGCTACCCGCCTCGGCCGCGGGGCCCCTGCACGGCATCACCAACCGCTGGGTCGGCAGCGCGGTGGCCGCGGGGCCACTGGCCGGCGAGCAGGACTACCGCGGGACCCTGACCCGCGAGTTCGACAGCGTGACGCCGGAGAACGAGATGAAGTGGGCGGTCACCGAGCCCAACCGCGGCCAGTACAACTGGGGCGGCGCGGACGCGATCGTCAACTACGCCCAGCAGAACGGCAAGACCGTGCGCGGGCACACCCTGGTGTGGCACAGCCAGTACCCGAACTGGCTGAACAACCTCTCCGCCAACGACCTGCGGGCCGCGGTGGAGCAGCGCATCCGCACCACGATGAGCAGGTACAAGGGCAAGATCCGGGCCTGGGACGTGGTCAACGAGGTGTTCGAGGAGGACGGCAGGCGCCGCAACTCGATCTTCCAGACCAGGCTGGGCGACAACTGGATCGCGGATGCCTTCCGGCTGGCCCGCCAGATCGACCCCTCGGCCAAGCTCTACATCAACGACTACAACACCGAGGGCAACAGCGCCAAGGCCAACGCGATGTACGCGCTGGTGCGCCAGCTCAAGCAGCAGGGCGTGCCGATCGACGGCGTGGGCATCCAGGCACACCTGGCCACCCAGTACGGCTTCCCCGGCGGCTACCAGGACAACCTGCGGCGGCTGGCCGCGCTCGGCCTGGACGTGGCCATCACCGAGGCCGACGTGCGCATCCAGCTGCCCAGTGACGGCGGCAAACTGGCCGCCCAGGCGAACTACTACAAGCAGCTGTGGGACGGCTGCCACGCGGTGAGCCGCTGCGTGGAGTTCACCACCTGGGGCTTCACCGACCGGCACTCCTGGGTGCCGGGCACCTTCCCCGGCACCGGGGACGCCTGCCTGTTCGACCGCTCCCTGCAACCAAAACCGGCTTACCGCGCGATCAACCCCTGA
- a CDS encoding sugar ABC transporter permease: MTQRPSALYALPALAFFTLFAVLPMVLVFGLSFTAWDGLGAPRVTGADNWARLYADDQAHAALGRTLLIMVLSWLVQTPLALLTGVWAAGRQRGRAVLSALFFLPLLLSTAAIALLWQALLDPNFGLTAGVLAPLGDPQLALYTVVLVITWQYVPFHTLLYQGAARAVPPALYEAAVLDGAGRLARFRHITLPQLRHTVISSSVLMLVGSLTTFDTVLILTGGGPGTATRILPLHMYITGFTGFELGYASTIGVLLMVLGAALSLIVLRATGFRAMSSQQEGV; this comes from the coding sequence ATGACCCAGCGGCCGTCGGCTCTCTACGCCCTGCCCGCACTGGCCTTCTTCACCCTGTTCGCGGTGCTGCCGATGGTCCTGGTCTTCGGCCTGAGCTTCACCGCATGGGACGGCCTGGGCGCGCCGCGGGTCACCGGCGCGGACAACTGGGCCCGGCTCTACGCCGATGACCAGGCGCACGCCGCGCTCGGCCGGACCCTGCTGATCATGGTGCTGTCCTGGCTGGTGCAGACCCCGCTGGCGCTGCTGACCGGGGTGTGGGCGGCGGGCAGGCAGCGCGGCCGGGCGGTGCTCAGCGCGCTGTTCTTCCTGCCGCTGCTGCTCTCCACCGCCGCGATCGCCCTGCTGTGGCAGGCGTTGCTGGACCCCAACTTCGGCCTCACCGCCGGGGTGCTGGCCCCGCTGGGCGACCCGCAGCTGGCGCTCTACACCGTGGTGCTGGTGATCACCTGGCAGTACGTGCCCTTCCACACCCTGCTCTACCAGGGCGCGGCGCGGGCGGTGCCGCCCGCGCTGTACGAGGCCGCGGTGCTGGACGGGGCCGGGCGGCTGGCCCGCTTCCGGCACATCACGCTGCCCCAGCTGCGGCACACCGTGATCAGCTCCTCGGTGCTGATGCTGGTCGGCTCGCTGACCACCTTCGACACCGTGCTGATCCTCACCGGCGGCGGACCGGGCACCGCGACCCGGATCCTGCCGCTGCACATGTACATCACCGGGTTCACCGGCTTCGAGCTGGGCTACGCCAGCACCATCGGCGTGCTGCTCATGGTGCTGGGCGCGGCGCTGTCGCTGATCGTGTTGCGGGCCACCGGTTTCCGCGCCATGTCCAGTCAACAGGAGGGCGTATGA
- a CDS encoding LacI family DNA-binding transcriptional regulator: MTRGATRPTLEDVAAYAGVSRSTASRALNEDAYVSSRAREKVLDAARELGYSPNQAARSLVTRRTNAIALVLSEPETKVLEDPYFAEIVRGAFRQLSEVGSQMLMMLVDSREDVPGTVRFLEGGHVDGALVFAAHRGDPLPTALRLLRLPMVFGGGSPGGAIRGLHMVDFDNVGGAKLAVEHLLSLGRKRIGTITGPLDQRSAVDRLAGWRTTAGLDDRAAARLCEEGDFSTESGERAVARLLARNPKLDAVFAANDPMAAGALRALHAAGRRVPEDVAVVGFDDHRGLAEATNPPLTTVHQDPREQVRQMVLTLQRLIEGEDLPPRRQVLPVGLVRRASA, from the coding sequence GTGACCCGTGGTGCCACGCGGCCGACGCTGGAAGACGTCGCCGCCTACGCCGGTGTGTCCCGGTCGACCGCCTCGCGGGCGCTCAACGAGGACGCCTACGTCAGTTCCCGGGCCAGGGAGAAGGTCCTCGACGCCGCGCGCGAGCTGGGCTACTCGCCCAACCAGGCGGCGCGCTCGCTGGTCACCAGGCGCACCAACGCGATCGCGCTGGTGCTCTCCGAGCCGGAGACCAAGGTCCTGGAGGACCCGTACTTCGCCGAGATCGTCCGCGGCGCGTTCCGGCAGCTGTCCGAGGTGGGCAGCCAGATGCTGATGATGCTGGTGGACAGCCGCGAGGACGTGCCGGGCACGGTGCGCTTCCTGGAGGGCGGGCACGTCGACGGCGCGCTGGTCTTCGCCGCGCACCGGGGCGATCCGCTGCCCACCGCGCTGCGACTGCTCCGGCTGCCGATGGTCTTCGGCGGCGGCAGTCCCGGCGGCGCCATCCGCGGCCTGCACATGGTCGACTTCGACAACGTGGGCGGCGCGAAGCTGGCGGTGGAACACCTGCTCTCGTTGGGGCGCAAACGGATCGGCACCATCACCGGACCGCTGGACCAGCGCTCCGCGGTGGACCGGCTGGCCGGCTGGCGGACCACCGCGGGGCTGGACGACCGCGCCGCGGCCCGGCTGTGCGAGGAAGGCGACTTCAGCACCGAGAGCGGCGAGCGGGCGGTGGCCAGGCTGCTGGCGCGCAACCCGAAGCTGGACGCGGTCTTCGCCGCCAACGACCCCATGGCCGCGGGCGCCCTGCGCGCGCTGCACGCCGCCGGACGGCGGGTGCCGGAGGACGTGGCCGTGGTGGGCTTCGACGACCACCGGGGGCTGGCCGAAGCGACCAACCCGCCGCTGACCACGGTGCACCAGGACCCGCGCGAGCAGGTCCGGCAGATGGTGCTCACCCTGCAACGGCTGATCGAGGGGGAGGACCTGCCGCCACGCAGGCAGGTGCTGCCGGTCGGCCTGGTCCGCCGGGCCTCGGCTTAG
- a CDS encoding glycoside hydrolase family 3 N-terminal domain-containing protein, protein MDRVWGIPGRPVQERVATLLTEMTLAEKLAQLVGVWVGVSEVAAEVAPAQHEFAESLPPWDELTKSGLGQLTRVFGTAPVDPAHAARALAQTQRRLVENTRLGIPAMAHEECLSGFTAWRATVFPAPLAWAAAFDPGTVRWMAEAVGRSLAEVGVHQGLAPVLDVLRDPRWGRSEETLGEDPYLVGVLGAAYTGGLESAGIVATLKHFAGYSASRAGRNHAPVGMGPREFADVVLPPFELALREGGARSVMHSYAEVDGVPPAADPALLTGLLRETWGFQGVVVADYFGVSFLETAHGVAGSPGEAAALALAAGVDVELPSVRCYGEPLAELVRAGVVPEELVDRAVTRVLRQKCELGLLDEDWDPEPPALRQDRPVDLDPPELRTLARTLAERSIVLLANDSGLLPLREPGHLAVVGPCAEEVLSLLGCYSFPSHVGTQHPEVPLGIEAPTLLDALRAEFPDTEIRCAPGCAVTGEDRSGIPAAAALADAAEVCVLALGDRSGLFGRGTSGEGCDAADLALPGVQAELLAAVLDTGTPVVLVLLAGRPYALGGDAERAAAVVQAFFPGQEGAGAVAGVLSGRVNPSGKLPAQVPHGPGGQPATYLHPPLGGPGSVSSVDPAPRFPFGHGLSYTSFEYLDGHAQPELPSDGEIEVSCLVRNTGDRPGAEVVQLYLHDPVASVTRPVRQLAGFARVHLDPGESVRVRFRLHADRTSFTGRDGRRVVEPGELRLLLGSSSTDIRWQATVEVTGAARHPGPDRVLMTPVVLDPAEAAG, encoded by the coding sequence ATGGATCGCGTCTGGGGGATCCCAGGGCGTCCGGTGCAGGAGCGGGTGGCCACGCTGCTCACCGAGATGACCCTGGCGGAGAAGCTGGCCCAGCTCGTCGGCGTGTGGGTGGGGGTGTCCGAGGTGGCGGCCGAGGTCGCCCCGGCCCAGCACGAGTTCGCCGAGTCCCTTCCTCCGTGGGACGAGCTGACCAAGTCCGGGCTGGGCCAGCTCACCCGCGTCTTCGGCACCGCCCCGGTCGATCCGGCGCACGCGGCCAGGGCGCTGGCCCAGACCCAGCGCCGCCTGGTCGAGAACACCCGGCTGGGCATCCCGGCGATGGCGCACGAGGAGTGCCTCTCCGGCTTCACCGCCTGGCGGGCCACCGTGTTCCCGGCACCACTGGCCTGGGCCGCCGCCTTCGACCCCGGCACGGTGCGGTGGATGGCCGAGGCGGTGGGCCGATCACTGGCCGAGGTCGGCGTGCACCAGGGCCTGGCCCCGGTGCTGGACGTGCTGCGCGATCCGCGCTGGGGCCGGTCCGAGGAGACGCTGGGGGAGGACCCGTACCTGGTCGGCGTGCTCGGCGCGGCCTACACCGGCGGCCTGGAGTCGGCCGGGATCGTGGCCACGCTCAAGCACTTCGCCGGGTACTCCGCCTCCCGCGCCGGCCGCAACCACGCCCCGGTGGGCATGGGGCCGCGCGAGTTCGCCGACGTGGTGCTGCCGCCGTTCGAGCTGGCCCTGCGCGAGGGCGGGGCGCGTTCGGTGATGCACTCCTACGCTGAGGTCGACGGCGTGCCGCCAGCGGCCGATCCGGCGCTGCTGACCGGGCTGTTGCGGGAGACCTGGGGCTTCCAGGGTGTGGTGGTGGCCGACTACTTCGGCGTCTCCTTCCTGGAGACCGCGCACGGTGTGGCCGGTTCCCCCGGTGAGGCGGCGGCGCTCGCGCTGGCCGCGGGGGTGGACGTGGAGCTGCCGAGCGTGCGCTGCTACGGCGAGCCGCTGGCCGAGCTGGTGCGTGCGGGTGTGGTGCCGGAGGAGCTGGTGGACCGCGCGGTGACCAGGGTGCTGCGGCAGAAGTGCGAGCTGGGCCTGCTGGACGAGGACTGGGACCCGGAGCCGCCCGCGCTGCGCCAGGACCGGCCGGTGGACCTGGACCCGCCGGAGCTGCGCACGCTGGCCCGCACCCTGGCCGAGCGCTCGATCGTGTTGCTGGCCAACGACTCCGGCCTGCTGCCGCTGCGCGAGCCCGGTCATCTCGCGGTGGTCGGGCCGTGCGCGGAGGAGGTGCTCTCGCTGCTGGGCTGCTACTCCTTCCCCAGCCACGTCGGCACCCAGCACCCCGAGGTCCCGCTGGGCATCGAGGCGCCCACCCTGCTGGACGCGCTGCGCGCCGAGTTCCCGGACACCGAGATCCGTTGCGCCCCAGGCTGTGCGGTCACCGGCGAGGACCGCTCCGGCATCCCGGCCGCGGCCGCGCTCGCCGATGCCGCCGAGGTGTGCGTGCTGGCCCTCGGCGACCGCTCCGGCCTGTTCGGCCGCGGCACCTCCGGCGAGGGCTGCGACGCCGCCGACCTGGCCCTGCCCGGGGTGCAGGCCGAACTGCTGGCCGCGGTGCTGGACACCGGGACGCCGGTGGTGCTGGTCCTGCTGGCCGGCCGCCCCTACGCCCTCGGCGGGGACGCCGAACGGGCCGCGGCCGTGGTGCAGGCGTTCTTCCCCGGACAGGAAGGCGCGGGCGCGGTCGCGGGCGTGCTCAGCGGCCGGGTGAACCCCTCGGGCAAGCTGCCCGCGCAGGTCCCGCACGGCCCCGGCGGGCAGCCCGCGACCTACCTGCACCCGCCGCTCGGCGGCCCGGGGTCGGTCAGCTCGGTGGACCCGGCCCCGCGGTTCCCGTTCGGCCACGGCCTGTCCTACACCAGCTTCGAGTACCTGGACGGCCACGCGCAGCCTGAACTGCCCAGCGACGGGGAGATCGAGGTGTCCTGCCTGGTGCGCAACACCGGCGACCGGCCCGGCGCGGAGGTCGTCCAGCTGTACCTGCACGACCCGGTGGCCTCGGTGACCCGGCCGGTGCGTCAGCTGGCCGGGTTCGCCCGGGTGCACCTGGACCCCGGGGAGTCGGTGCGGGTCCGCTTCCGGCTGCACGCCGACCGGACCTCCTTCACCGGCCGTGACGGCCGCCGGGTGGTCGAACCCGGCGAGCTGCGCCTGCTGCTGGGCTCCTCCAGCACCGACATCCGGTGGCAGGCCACGGTCGAAGTCACCGGGGCAGCGCGCCATCCCGGCCCGGACCGGGTGCTGATGACCCCGGTGGTCCTCGACCCGGCGGAGGCCGCCGGCTGA
- a CDS encoding LacI family DNA-binding transcriptional regulator, with amino-acid sequence MAPGKVTIADIAAEAGVSIPTVSKVMNGRPDVAAETRERVESIIRQHGYQRRGDERSRRSTLVELMFHELESAWALEIIRGAEQVAAEQGLALVLSESQGRLTPGQRWVDGVITRKPLAVVAVFSDLSAAQLAKLRARDIPVVVVDPIGEPGVHTPSIGATNWNGGLTATRHLIELGHERIAVIGGPERVLCSRARVDGYRAALETAGLVVDPELVRYGDFHVESGRAQFEALLELPRRPTAVFAGSDLQALGVYEAARTAGLRIPEDLSVVGFDDLPVAEWVGPPLTTVRQPLQDMAAAATRLAVSLARGTEPEHRRVELATTLIVRRSTAPPAS; translated from the coding sequence ATGGCACCGGGCAAGGTCACCATCGCGGACATCGCCGCCGAGGCAGGCGTCTCGATCCCGACAGTTTCGAAGGTGATGAACGGCAGACCCGATGTCGCGGCGGAAACCCGCGAGCGGGTGGAGTCGATCATCCGGCAGCACGGCTACCAGCGCAGGGGCGATGAGCGGTCCCGCCGCTCGACCCTGGTGGAGCTGATGTTCCACGAGCTGGAGAGCGCCTGGGCGCTGGAGATCATCCGCGGCGCCGAGCAGGTGGCCGCCGAGCAGGGTCTCGCGCTGGTGCTCTCGGAGTCCCAGGGCAGGCTGACCCCCGGCCAGCGCTGGGTGGACGGCGTGATCACCCGCAAGCCGCTGGCCGTGGTCGCGGTGTTCTCCGACCTCAGCGCCGCCCAGCTGGCCAAGCTGCGGGCCAGGGACATCCCGGTCGTGGTGGTGGACCCGATCGGCGAGCCGGGCGTGCACACCCCCTCGATCGGCGCGACCAACTGGAACGGCGGCCTGACCGCCACCCGGCACCTGATCGAGCTGGGCCACGAGCGCATCGCGGTGATCGGCGGCCCGGAACGGGTGCTGTGCAGCCGGGCCAGGGTGGACGGCTACCGCGCCGCGCTGGAGACCGCCGGGCTGGTGGTGGACCCGGAGCTGGTGCGCTACGGCGACTTCCACGTCGAGTCCGGCCGCGCCCAGTTCGAGGCGCTGCTCGAGCTGCCCCGCCGGCCCACCGCGGTCTTCGCCGGCAGCGACCTGCAGGCGCTGGGCGTCTACGAGGCCGCGCGCACCGCGGGCCTGCGCATCCCGGAGGACCTGAGCGTGGTCGGCTTCGACGACCTGCCGGTGGCGGAGTGGGTCGGCCCGCCGCTGACCACGGTCCGCCAGCCGTTGCAGGACATGGCCGCCGCGGCCACCCGCCTGGCGGTGTCACTGGCCCGCGGCACCGAACCGGAGCACCGCAGGGTCGAGCTGGCCACCACGCTGATCGTCCGCCGCAGCACCGCGCCGCCCGCGAGCTGA
- a CDS encoding extracellular solute-binding protein, with amino-acid sequence MLRRSRPRFLRLCALALAAGALAACGTSGPAGQAGVTVWALQDNVLNPIEQQSVDRFNRAGGTAKLETFANDPYKQKLRVALGSPNPPSAFFNWGGGNLKEYVDAGKVADLTPLLAENPGLGEAFLPNVLDAARLDGKLYGLPMRGMQPVVLFYNKEVFAAAGARPPGTWEELLALVETFKARNVQPIALAGSQAWTELMWAEYLLDRIGGTEVFRAVKGKPEGWRHPAVLESMTRLKELIDRGGFGRDFAGVGYDLGGASTILAQGKAAMHLMGSWEYVNQLGQSPEFVKREALGWVPFPAVPGGKGDPRNLVGNPANFYSVSAGLSTVDQAKKFVATQLHDPGYVQALIDAGDVPAVSGLADKLAKAPNAAYTSWLYEQVRAAPHFQLSWDQDLPAEQATFLLTQLQEFFLGKLSPQQFVDALASRG; translated from the coding sequence ATGTTACGGCGTTCCCGACCGCGCTTTCTCCGCCTCTGCGCGCTCGCCCTGGCCGCGGGCGCGCTGGCCGCCTGCGGCACCTCCGGCCCGGCGGGCCAGGCGGGGGTCACGGTGTGGGCCTTGCAGGACAACGTGCTCAACCCGATCGAACAGCAGTCGGTGGACCGCTTCAACCGCGCGGGCGGCACCGCCAAGCTGGAGACCTTCGCCAACGACCCGTACAAGCAGAAGCTGCGGGTCGCCCTCGGCTCGCCGAACCCGCCCTCGGCCTTCTTCAACTGGGGCGGCGGCAACCTCAAGGAGTACGTCGACGCGGGCAAGGTCGCCGACCTGACCCCGCTGCTGGCCGAGAACCCCGGCCTCGGCGAGGCGTTCCTGCCGAACGTGCTGGACGCGGCCCGCCTGGACGGCAAGCTCTACGGGCTGCCGATGCGCGGCATGCAGCCGGTGGTCCTGTTCTACAACAAGGAGGTCTTCGCCGCCGCGGGCGCGCGGCCGCCGGGCACCTGGGAGGAACTGCTGGCACTGGTGGAGACCTTCAAGGCCAGGAACGTGCAGCCGATCGCGCTGGCCGGCTCGCAGGCCTGGACCGAGCTGATGTGGGCGGAGTACCTGCTCGACCGGATCGGCGGCACCGAGGTCTTCCGCGCGGTGAAGGGAAAACCCGAGGGCTGGCGGCACCCCGCGGTGCTGGAGTCGATGACCCGGCTCAAGGAGCTCATCGACCGCGGCGGCTTCGGCCGGGACTTCGCCGGGGTGGGCTACGACCTCGGCGGCGCCTCCACCATCCTGGCCCAGGGCAAGGCCGCGATGCACCTGATGGGCTCCTGGGAGTACGTCAACCAGCTCGGCCAGAGCCCGGAGTTCGTCAAGCGGGAGGCGCTGGGCTGGGTCCCCTTCCCCGCGGTGCCCGGCGGCAAGGGCGACCCGCGCAACCTGGTCGGCAACCCGGCCAACTTCTACTCGGTGTCCGCCGGATTGTCCACAGTGGACCAGGCCAAGAAGTTCGTGGCCACCCAGCTGCACGACCCGGGCTACGTGCAGGCGCTCATCGACGCCGGCGACGTGCCCGCGGTGAGCGGGCTGGCGGACAAGCTGGCCAAGGCCCCCAACGCCGCCTACACCAGCTGGCTCTACGAGCAGGTGCGCGCCGCCCCGCACTTCCAGCTGTCCTGGGACCAGGACCTGCCAGCCGAGCAGGCCACCTTCCTGCTCACCCAGCTCCAGGAGTTCTTCCTGGGCAAGCTCTCCCCGCAGCAGTTCGTCGACGCGCTGGCCAGCCGCGGATGA